The following proteins are co-located in the Desulfatitalea tepidiphila genome:
- a CDS encoding glycosyltransferase family 4 protein, whose amino-acid sequence MEFKKKVLHLRSSGSMLGAENVILEIAKNSHKFGFNSIIGIIKEFSDPNPQFLDHARANDLQYAVFESNKAFPLNCASEINKFVHKNSVDVLHCHGYKEDFYGIASLTGLPKISTNHLWKKSTCRLKIYRLMDIMFLYFFDMVVGVSRELVQEMHKFGLNNTAEVSNGIDISRFYKRSKNLDLLKKFGISESEIVLGMISSLTPEKNHKIVIECLSKKNLPNIRLLIVGDGPFERYLKVEVKNKNLENIIIFAGRQENISQILSVIDIFLIPSLAEGLPMAMLEAMACEKAVIAAKVGEIVNVIGHGINGLSIAPNNVLELGSCIETLVYDQSLITRYGKEARKTIKERFSSMQMTEKYCEIYKSVLGNL is encoded by the coding sequence ATGGAATTTAAAAAAAAAGTTTTGCACTTAAGAAGCTCAGGATCAATGCTTGGGGCGGAAAATGTTATACTGGAAATCGCCAAGAATTCGCACAAATTTGGTTTTAATTCGATCATCGGTATTATTAAAGAATTTTCAGACCCGAATCCCCAATTTTTAGATCATGCCCGAGCCAATGATTTGCAATATGCAGTATTTGAAAGCAATAAAGCTTTTCCACTGAATTGTGCTTCAGAGATTAATAAATTTGTTCACAAGAATTCAGTCGATGTCCTTCATTGCCACGGCTATAAAGAAGATTTCTATGGTATCGCCTCCCTTACAGGGCTCCCTAAGATATCCACCAATCATTTATGGAAAAAATCCACCTGCCGATTAAAAATCTACCGACTGATGGATATAATGTTCCTCTATTTTTTTGATATGGTTGTTGGCGTTTCAAGGGAATTAGTGCAGGAGATGCATAAATTTGGATTGAATAATACTGCTGAGGTTTCTAATGGCATTGATATCAGTCGTTTTTATAAGCGTTCAAAGAATTTAGATTTGTTAAAAAAGTTTGGCATTTCCGAGAGCGAAATCGTTTTAGGTATGATTTCCAGTCTCACGCCGGAAAAGAACCATAAAATTGTTATTGAGTGTTTGTCTAAAAAGAATTTACCTAATATTCGGTTGTTAATTGTTGGCGATGGGCCATTTGAACGATACCTAAAAGTAGAAGTTAAAAATAAGAATCTAGAAAATATCATCATTTTTGCCGGAAGGCAGGAAAACATATCGCAAATCTTATCTGTGATTGATATTTTCCTGATACCATCACTTGCTGAAGGTTTGCCTATGGCCATGCTGGAGGCCATGGCCTGCGAAAAAGCTGTTATCGCTGCCAAAGTTGGTGAGATTGTAAATGTTATTGGGCATGGAATTAACGGGCTGAGTATAGCTCCAAATAATGTTTTAGAATTAGGATCTTGCATAGAGACACTTGTTTATGATCAATCATTGATAACAAGGTACGGAAAAGAAGCTCGCAAAACAATTAAAGAAAGATTTTCATCAATGCAAATGACTGAAAAATACTGCGAAATATACAAATCAGTATTGGGTAATTTATGA